In Pseudomonadaceae bacterium SI-3, the sequence CAGCCTGGCCACCAATGATTTCGGTACGCTGCGCGTCGGCTATGTCGAAGCGGATATCAAGACGGATATCAACGGCACGGTCACTGTGGCGCCGGGCGTCAGGGCTCCACTGAGCCTGCTCGCTCTGGACAAGGAAAAAGGTAAGTTCACCTCGATCGGCTACCAGTACGACAACGGCGTCTGGGTCAGCAGCAACGAATGGACCTCACGCATGATCGAGAACGACAACATGGAGTCGATTGATTCCTTCTACTTGATGGGTGGCCGTCGCTTCGGTGATTTCCTGCCGCACGTGACTTATGCACAGCTGGACGACAACGGTGGTCGTCAGTCCTCCTGGACGCTGGGGCTGAACTACCAGGCCGCCCCGACCGTCGTGGTCAAGGGGGAGTACAAGCGCGTGGACACCAAAAATGGTTATGACGGTGTGTTCACCCGCAACGCCCAGGAAGTCTTCAACAACGCAGTGTATGACCTCAGCGCTGGCACCCGTGGCGCCCCCGCCCGCAACTACGACGGCGACATCGTTTCCGTCGGCGTCGATTTCGTATTCTGAGGAGCGTCTAGATGAAAACATCCCTTCGCATTCTCGGCAGCGCAGCCCTGCTCGGCATGGTTTCCATGGCTCAAGCTGAAGTCGCGGTCATCGTTAATCCCGGTGCTTCCAAGGCGCCGTCGCAGTCCGACGTAGCCAACATCTTCCTGGGCAAGGACAAGTCCATGAAAGGCGTCGACCAAGCCGGCTGGACTCCCGCCAAAGAGGCTTTCTATTCAGGCGTCACCAACAAGAACGAGTCGCAGCTCAAGTCGTACTGGTCCGGGCTGATTTTCACCGGCAAGGGCCAGCCACTGCCAAGCGTCGCCGACGACGCCGCGATGGTCGCCAAGGTTGCCGCCGAAGCCGACGCCATCGGTTATGTCGACAGCGCCGCGGTCAACGATTCGGTCAAGGTGCTGTTCACCCTGCCGTAATCGAACGCACCACCAGAACCGCCCTACGGGGCGGTTTTTTTATGCGCGCAAAATCCTGCTACAACCCAGCCCGCTCAGCTGACCCGTGTCAGCCCGATGCAGCCTGCCCGCGACTAGACTTACGTCCAATGTGCCCCACCGGACCCACAGCCCACCATTGGGCGCAAAAATGGAACCGAACCATGAGCAAAGCCGATGCTTTCGCCGAGGCAGGCAAAACCGCCGTACTGCAGAACATCCACGGAACCATGGAGTTTCTGCGCAAGTACCCGCCGTTCAACCAGATGGAGCCCGGCCATCTGGCTTATCTGGTTGAAAACTGCCAGCTGCGCTTTTACAGCGAAGGCGATTGCATCATTTCGCCTGATGACGGCGTCGTCGAGCACTTCTACATCATCAAGCAGGGCCGGGTTCATGGTCAGCGCCCACACACCAGCAAGCGCGGCACCGACACAACCTTCGAGGTGATCGTCGGCGAATGCTTTCCGATGGCCGCCTTGATGGGCGAGCGTGCCACCCGCACCGGGCACTTCGCCGCCGAAGACACCTTCTGTTTTCTGTTGAACAAGCCCGCCTTCGTCAAGCTGGTCTCCAAATCCGCGGCATTTCGTGACTTCGCCATGCGCGGCGTCAGTAGCCTGCTCGACTTGGTCAATCAGCAGGCGCAGATGCGCGCGGTGGAGAGCCTTGGCGAGCAATACTCGCTAGAGACGCGCATCGGCGAGCTCGCTTTGCACCATCCGGTCTCTTGCCTGCCATCAATGCCACTGGCCGATGCGGTGGCCCTGATGCACGAAAACAACACCGGCAGCGTGGTGATTACCGACCTCGAATTTCACCCGCGAGGCATCTTCACCTTGCGCGATCTGCGCCGCGTGATCGGCACCGGTACGACCGACCTGTCCGCCCCGATTGCCGAATTCATGACGCAGGATCCATTCCATCTCCCGCCGGATGCAACAGCCTTCGATGCCGCTATCGCCATGACCGAGCGTCACATCGCTCACGTCTGCGTTGTCGATAAAGGCCTGCTGAGCGGGGTGATTTCCGAGCGCGATCTGTTCTCGCTGCAGCGCGTCGACTTGGTTCATCTGGCGCAGGCGATTTCGCACGCCGACAGCGTCGAGACGCTGGTGATCATCCGCAGCCGGATCTTGCAGCTGGTCGACAATATGCTGGCGCACGGCGCCTCCTCTACACAGATCACACACATCATCACGCTGCTCAACGACCATACGGTTTGCCGCGTGATCGAACTGGCCATCGAATTGCTCGGCGACCCCGGCATCCCTTTCACCTGGCTGTGCTTCGGCAGTGAAGGGCGCCGCGAGCAGACCCTGCATACCGATCAGGACAACGGCATGCTCTTCGAAGCTGCTGACGCAGCCGAAGCCGCTTCTATCCGGGGCCGCCTGCTGCCGCTTGCAGAGCGCATCAACCACGATCTGGACACCTGTGGCTTCACCCTGTGCAAGGGCAACATCATGGCCAGCAACCCGCAGCTGTGCCTTTCACGACTCGAATGGCAGCGGCGCTTCAGCGCCTTCATTCGGGAATCGACACCGGAAAATCTGCTCAGCAGCACCATTTATTTCGACCTGCGCGCGATCTGGGGTCCCAGCGAGGGGTGCGAGCAGCTGCGCAGCAACATGCTTGAGGAGGTCGGCGACAGTCGGTTGTTCCAGCGCATGATGGCGGAAAACGCGCTACGTCATCGCCCGCCCGTAGGACGTTTTCGCGATTTCGTGGTGACCCGTAAAGGCGACGGCAAAGCGACCCTGGATCTTAAAGTGCAGGGCCTGACACCCTTCGTAGACGGCGCGCGACTGCTGGCGCTGGGCCACGGCATCACAGCGTGCAATACGTTGGACCGATTGCGCCAGCTGGTCGAAAAAGATGTCATCGACGGAAAGGATGGTGCTGCCTATGAAGAGGCCTACCATTTCATCCAGCAGACCCGCATGCAGCAGCACCAGCAGCAGGCACGCGACGGAAGGCCTTACTCGAACCGGCTCGACCCGGACACCCTCAATCACCTGGATCGGCGTATCCTGCGCGAATCCTTTCGCCAAGCCCAGCGCCTACAGAGCAGTCTGGCGGTCCGCTACCAGTTATGAATATGCCCTGGTTCAAACGTCGCGGCCCTATCCTCGAACTCGAACAACTGCAACGGCGTGATCAGCTTGTGCCGCCTGCTGCCCTGGACCTTTGTCCGCTCGACGTGCAGCGCATGGTGGTGCTTGATCTTGAAACCAGCGGTCTCGACATGCGCCGCGATATCGTCCTTTCCATTGGCGCAGTGGTTATCGAGCGAGGCGGCATCCAACTGGGGGACCAGTACGAGTCGACGCTGTTGCGCCGGGCGCAAAAGGTCAGCGAAAGCGTGCTGATCCACGGGATTGCGCCAAGCGAACTCGAAGCGGGCGAAGACCCGGCCGAAGCGCTTCTGGATTTGATGGAGTTCATTGGCGACAGCCCGATTCTGGCATTCCACGCCGGTTTCGATCAGCGCATGCTCACCCGCGCGTTAAAACAGACGCTAGGCTACAAGCTGCGCCATCCATTCATCGACATTGCCGAAGTTGCACCCATGCTTTGCCCCGACAACCGACCGAGGCAAAACGGTCTGGATGACTGGTGTAGCCATTTCGGACTTCAAGTTCTGCAACGCCATCACGCCAGCGCAGATGCACTGGCCACTGCTGAGCTGGCGTTGATCCTGTTCAGCAAGGCGCGTCGACAGGGCGTGGACAGCCTTGAGGCGATGAGCCAACGATTGGCCAACTGGCGCAAACGGCAGCAGGCTCAGTTCATGTAATAGGGCTTGCCGGGTTCCTGATCGAACGGCGCAACATCCTCGTTGCACCGCTGCCGGCAACTTGCGATCATGTGCGAATAGTTCTCGTTATTGGCCGAGGTGTCGGCCTTGGAGCATTCGCTTGTCGGCTGGGTCGACCCATCAACAGTTCGTGGGCTCGCTGTATCGCGATCATCGCGATTGGCTGTTGAACTGGCTCCGCCGCCACCAGGCGTGTCCTCATCGCGCCGAGGACCTGAGCCAGGACACCTTCCTGCGGCTGCTCAAGCGTGACGATATAGGCGATCTTCGTGAGCCGCGCACTTTGCTGGCGACAATCGCTCGTGGCCTGTTGATCGATCATTTTCGTCGCA encodes:
- a CDS encoding phosphate ABC transporter substrate-binding protein — its product is MKTSLRILGSAALLGMVSMAQAEVAVIVNPGASKAPSQSDVANIFLGKDKSMKGVDQAGWTPAKEAFYSGVTNKNESQLKSYWSGLIFTGKGQPLPSVADDAAMVAKVAAEADAIGYVDSAAVNDSVKVLFTLP
- a CDS encoding cyclic nucleotide-binding protein, which produces MSKADAFAEAGKTAVLQNIHGTMEFLRKYPPFNQMEPGHLAYLVENCQLRFYSEGDCIISPDDGVVEHFYIIKQGRVHGQRPHTSKRGTDTTFEVIVGECFPMAALMGERATRTGHFAAEDTFCFLLNKPAFVKLVSKSAAFRDFAMRGVSSLLDLVNQQAQMRAVESLGEQYSLETRIGELALHHPVSCLPSMPLADAVALMHENNTGSVVITDLEFHPRGIFTLRDLRRVIGTGTTDLSAPIAEFMTQDPFHLPPDATAFDAAIAMTERHIAHVCVVDKGLLSGVISERDLFSLQRVDLVHLAQAISHADSVETLVIIRSRILQLVDNMLAHGASSTQITHIITLLNDHTVCRVIELAIELLGDPGIPFTWLCFGSEGRREQTLHTDQDNGMLFEAADAAEAASIRGRLLPLAERINHDLDTCGFTLCKGNIMASNPQLCLSRLEWQRRFSAFIRESTPENLLSSTIYFDLRAIWGPSEGCEQLRSNMLEEVGDSRLFQRMMAENALRHRPPVGRFRDFVVTRKGDGKATLDLKVQGLTPFVDGARLLALGHGITACNTLDRLRQLVEKDVIDGKDGAAYEEAYHFIQQTRMQQHQQQARDGRPYSNRLDPDTLNHLDRRILRESFRQAQRLQSSLAVRYQL
- a CDS encoding 3'-5' exonuclease, encoding MNMPWFKRRGPILELEQLQRRDQLVPPAALDLCPLDVQRMVVLDLETSGLDMRRDIVLSIGAVVIERGGIQLGDQYESTLLRRAQKVSESVLIHGIAPSELEAGEDPAEALLDLMEFIGDSPILAFHAGFDQRMLTRALKQTLGYKLRHPFIDIAEVAPMLCPDNRPRQNGLDDWCSHFGLQVLQRHHASADALATAELALILFSKARRQGVDSLEAMSQRLANWRKRQQAQFM